Within Actinopolymorpha sp. NPDC004070, the genomic segment CTGAGCGAATTCGGGCCGCTGTTGTGATGGGCTCTGGACGTGAACGATCTGCTGATACGCATCGTGGATCCGGCGTTCGGACATCCACGGGGAATCCTCGGCCGGCTCGGCGGCCGCCTGATGGCACGCGGCAACGCCGAGCAGGAACGATGGGCGGTCGACTCCGGTGATCTGAAACCGGGCGAACACGTCCTGGTCGTCGGCCACGGCCCAGGCGTGGGTCTGGTGCTCGCGGCACGCGCGGTGGGGCCGACCGGGCACGTGGTCGGTGTCGACCCGTCCGAGACGATGCGCCGCATGGCTGCGGAACGCTGCGCGGCCGAGATCCCGAACGGCACCGTCGAGATTCGCGACGGAACCGCCGAGGTCACCGGCGCCGAGCCGGCGAGTCTCGATGTCGTCATCTCGGTAAACAACGTGATGCTCTGGCAGCTTGCCGACGGATTCGCCGAGATCGCACGGGTGCTGCGGCCCGGTGGACGGCTCGTCCTCACTGTCCATCGGCACGTCCTCGGCCGACCGCCGGAGGATCTGCAGCGGGCGGCGGAGGAAGCGGGCTTCCACGAGGTGGCACTCAACCTGCGTCCTCGCCGAAGGAACAGCCCCGCCGTGGAACTGACCGCGCAGAAGCCCGCTGCCTGATCCGGCAGGGTGCGCGGTCCTCCTGGTGCGTAAGGACATTTCGCGCTGACACGGAGTCCGCGATGACGGTCAGGCGTACGTCGCTGTCAGGCTCGTGAGTTACCGTGAAGCGCGAACGGCCGGCACGAGGAGCGGTGATGATCAACAGGTCGGGGCAGGCCGTCATGCGGCTGCTCGTCCTCGGCCTGCTCACGCTCGGGGTCATGGGCATGCACACGCTCGGGCACCCCTCCTCCCACCACGCGCCGGCCGACGCGGCAATGGCCATGGGCGGAGAAGCTCCGTCGATCACGCCAGGCATGCATCTCCTGGCGCCGTCCCACCAACCGGGCGCGCCCGGTATGGCCCTGAACCCGCTGTCGGTCTGCCTGGGCGTACTCACGGCGCTCGGCCTGGCCATCGCCCTCCGCCTGGTGTGGCTTCGCCGGGTCAGGGGTACGGCGGCGCGGCGATCGCTCGCAGTGGGAGTCGGCGGGTCCGCGACACGCGGACCACCCGGGTGGCCTGTCGGCCTTCACCTCGCCGACCTGTCGGTGCAGCCGATCTAGGAACGCCATCCCGGTCGCGACGCCTCGTCGCGCCCGGACTTCGGCGTACTCCCACACTGCTGCACTTCCACGATCGTGAGGTAACACCGCCATGCGTCCAGTTGATCGACGCTCCCTTCTTCGCGCCACCCTTGCCACCGCCGGCGCCGGCCTGCTCGCCTCCTGCGGTGACGGCGACACCTCGGCCGGATCCATGGACCACGAGTCGATGGGCCACGGCTCCATGGGTCACGACTCTGCTGCCACTCCCACCGCACATCCCTCCGGACGCCTGCCGGCGGGATTCGTCGACCCGAACGGCCCGCAGGTCCGGGCAGCCGAGGCGGCCCGCAAGCCGGGCAGGATCCGCGACGTACGACTGACCGCCACCGCCGGCGAGATCGACCTCGGTGGCAAGACCGTCACCACGTGCACCTACGGCGGACAGCTTCCGGGCAGGCCGATCAGGGTCAGGGCGGGCGAGGTGGTCCGCGCACGGCTGACCAACCAGCTCCCCGACGACACCACCGTGCACTGGCACGGTCTCTCCCTGCGCAACAACGCCGACGGCGTACCCGGAGTCACCCAGAAGAACGTCCCCGCAGGGAAGGAGCTCACCTACGAGTTCACCGCTGCCAACCCTGGCACGTACTGGTTCCATCCCCACACCGGCCCGCAACTGGACCGCGGTCTGTACGCACCACTGATCGTCGACGACCCGAACGAACCGCTCGCCTACGACGACGAGTGGATCGTCGTCCTCGACGACTGGCTGGACGGCGTCACCGGCACCCCCGACGAGGTTCTTGCCGAACTCCGCCGCGGGATGGGTGGTGGCATGAGTGGCGACGCCGGTCACATGATGATGGGCGCCACGAGTCCGTTGCTCGGTGGCGATGCGGGTGACGTCCGCTATCCCCACTTCCTTGTCAACGGCAGGTTGCCCAGCGCCCCGGCGACCTACCGCGGCAAGCCGGGGACCCGACTGCGGATCCGGTTCGTCAACGCCTCCGGGGACACCGCGTTCCGGGTCGCCCTCGGCGGGCATCGCATGACGGTCACCCACACCGACGGGTACGCCGTGAAGCCGGTGCAGACCGATGCTCTCCTGCTGGGCATGGGCGAACGCTACGACGTCCTCGTCACCCTCGAGTCCGGCGTCTTCCCGCTGGCCGCCCTGGCCGAGGGGAAGAAGGCCGCCGCACTCGCGGTCGTACGTACGGGCTCGGGCTCGGCTCCGAGTGCACGCACGCGTCCACGGGAACTCGACGGCCACGTGGTCTCCTACCGCGAACTGCGGCCTGCCGAGGGTGTGCGGCTCGCCAACCGTGCCCCGGACCGTACGCGGACGTTCAGGCTGACGGGCTCGATGATGAAGTACGACTGGGCCTTCGACGGAAAGCCCTACGCCCTGTCACAGGTCACCCCGGTGCGGGCCGGCGAACGCGTACGGCTCAACTTCGTCAACACGACCACCATGTGGCACCCGATCCACCTGCACGGGCACACGTTCGCCCTCGGCAACGGGCTGCGCAAGGACACCGCGATCGTGCTGCCCCACAGAACACTCACGGTCGACTTCGACGCCGACAACCCAGGAATCTGGATGGTGCACTGCCACAACGTCTACCACGCGGAGGCCGGCATGATGACGCTGCTCGGCTATCGGGCGTAGGGGCACACCGACCGGAAATGCCCGGGCCGCGACGGACCACCCCGAGCGGTCGCGGCCCGTTCCGCCCGAGGATGCTCGCCGGTGCGCTCAGCCGAGTCACGGTGACAGGCTTGCTGCACACGATTCGCGCTTGCGCAGGCATGGCTGTTCGAGGGGTGCTGCAATCGGATTCGGGTGTGATTCTTGTCAGGTGACCTCAGCTCCCACCAGCAACCACGGGCATGGGCATGGGCATGGGCATGGGCACGGCCACGCGCACGGACACGGGTCTCGATCGTGGCTCGCCAGGCTCCGGCATGTCGTCACACCCCACAGTCATGACAGCGCCGACGTGGTCGACGGCGCACTGGAGTCCAGCAAGCGAGGCATGCGTGCCCTGTGGATCTCCTTCGCCGCCCTGACGGTCACCGCGCTCGCCCAGGCTGTCCTGGTCAGCGTGACCGGTTCGGTGGCTCTGCTGGGCGACACCCTGCACAACGTCGCGGACGCGCTGACCGCGGTCCCCCTCGCGATCGCGTTCCTCCTGGGCCGTCGGGCCGCGACGAGCCGGTTCACCTACGGACTCGGCCGCACCGAGGATCTGGCCGGGCTCGTGGTGGTCCTCGTCATCGCCGTCTCCGCCGGGCTCGCCGCCTGGGAGGCCGTCGACCGGCTGACTCATCCGCGGCAGGTCACGAACCTGGGCTGGCTCGTTCTGGCCGGCATGGTGGGCTTCGTCGGCAACGAACTCGTCGCCCGCTACCGCATCAAGGTCGGCAAGCAGATCGGTTCGGCCGCGCTGGTCGCCGACGGGCTACATGCCCGCACCGACGGATTCACCAGCCTGGCCGTCCTCCTCTCCGCCGGAGGAGTCGCGGCCGGGTGGTCGTGGACCGACCCGGTGGTGGGCCTGCTGATCGCCGTCGCCATCGTGAGCGTCTTGTGGGGCGCGGCCCGCGAGGTCTTCGGCCGGCTTCTGGACGGAGTGGACCCCGGCCTGGTGCGCCTCGCCGAGCAGGTAGGGGCCGACACTCCCGGCGTCGCGGCGGTGCAGGCCGTACGCCTGCGATGGGTCGGCCATGCCCTTCACGCGGAGATCGACATCGCCGTCGATGCGCGGTTGAGCGTCGTCGACGCCCACCACATCGCCCACGATGCCGAACACCGACTGCTGCACGCGGTGCCTCGCCTTGCCCGCGCCAACATCCACACCAATCCCCTCGGCCCGCAGGGTCGGCTCGCGCACAGCCGCACCGCGCACCACAACCGCGGTTGACAGGCTTCGCACTATTTCCGCTACGGGGTCAGGGCCGGTGACCATGGTTCGGCCACCGGCCCTCGACCTGGCGAACGCGCCTGTCGGTCAGGCGGCGACCTTCTCGGCCGGCTCGGCGTCCGTCGCGGCCCCGGCTCGCCTGCTCCGGATGGTGACGACAGCGAGCACGGCCCCGAGGAGGGCTACCACTGCCGCCGCCACGAAGGCGGCCGAGAAGCCGTCGGTGAGTGCTGTGAGGTCGCCGATCCTCCCGGCCCCGTTGGCCGTGGCGATGGCGGTGACGACGGCGAGGCCGAGCGCGGAGCCCACCTGGTAACTGACGTTGACGATTCCGGACGCCAGGCCGCCGTCCTCAGGCGGCGCGGCCGAGATCGCGGTGCCCAGCGACGGGATGAACGCGAGGCTCATACCGAGCGCGGCCAGCAGGCTGGCGGGAAGGACGTCGACCCAGAAAGTCCCGTCAGGGCGTACGAACGACAGCCACCCCATCGCGGCGGCAAGCAGCGCGAGACCGGTCACGATCATCGTCCGTACGCCGAAGCGGGCCATCGCCTTGGGCGCGAACACGATCATTCCCAGCATGATCAGTCCGGTCATCGGCAGCAGCGCCGCGCCGGCGGGAAGCTCGCTGTAGCCGAGTACCTGTTGCAAGTAGAGGTTGAGGAAGAACCACATCGGAATCCACGCGGCACCGAGCAGCAGCTGCGCGAGGTTCGCCCCTGCCAGGTTGGGCCGCCGGAAGATGGACAGCCGCATGAGGGGCTCGCGCCGGTTGGCCTGGATCACGACGAACGCGACGAGCAGGACGAGCGCGGCCGCCAGTACGCCGAGGGTCGAGCCGGAGAGCCAGCCCACCTCCGGAGCACGCACGATCCCGTAGACCGCAAGCGCCAGGCCGGCGGTGACCGCGGCCGCGCCAACCACGTCGACGGATCCACCGCGTCCTCCCCCGGCCGGCATGAGTGCCCGGCTCCCGAGGAGGGCGAGGAGAGCCACCGGCGCGTTCACGAAGAAGACCCATGGCCACGAGGCGTACTGCGTGAGCACTCCGCCGAGGAACACCCCCGCCGTACCGCCGGCCGGCGCCGCAGCTCCGTACAGCGCCAGCGCCTTGGTGAGCTCCTTCGGATCGGACCCGAACAACGTGAACAACAACGTGAGCGCGGACGGCGCGATCAGCGCGGATCCAGCGCCCTGCACGGCTCGTGCGGCGAGCTCGACACCGGGGCTGCCGGCCAGGCCGGCCGCCAGCGATCCGACCAGCAGGGTCGCCCAGCCGGCCGCGAAGACCCGACGGGCCCCCAACAGGTCCGACAGCCGGCCACCCAGCAGCAACAACCCGCCGAACGCCACGACGTAGGCGTTGAAGACCCAGGACAGGTTCTCCTGGGTGAAGCCCAGATCAGCCTGGATCCTCGGCAGCGCGACACCGATGATCGACGTGTCCATGATCACCATGAACTGCGCCATGGCGATCAACCCCAGCGCCAGCCCGCGCCGCCGCGCGGGTCTGTGGACGGAACCCATCTCTCCTCCTCGACTCGAAGTGCGTGACCGGGCCATTGATACCATACGGGGGTACCCTATTTGCTTGTTAAGCTGAGTTCGTCCGACTGGAGGGCCGGTCGGTGAGAGTGCGGAACGTCCACCGAGCGAGGCGCGCTGGTCGGCCGGAGAACGACCGGTTCAATGGACGGCGTCGCCTCGGCTACCTATAGGGGGTATGCACGCGGGTTAAGAGCAACGCTCACGGCCGCAGAGTCTTCTGCCGGTCGGTAGCATCGGCGCGTGGATGCCGACCAGGTGCGCGAACTCGCGTCGGGCTTTCCCCTGACCGGAAGCGCGGCGACCTATGGGTCACTCCTGGCTGCGTGTGGCCGCTTCGCCGAACTCGGCCAGAAGTGCGGCCCAGGCGTCCCGCTCCCGCGCTGGTGACGCGAGGTCGGCCAGCCGCCCGCAGTCCCGTAGGAGATCGTCATACAGGCCTTCACGGTTACGTTCGACGCGGTACAGCAGCTCGGCAAGGGCCTCGCCGTCCCCGACCGGGAAATAGCCGGGGTAGTCCGCGCCGAGAATCCCTTCCGTACCAGGGATCTTCGTGGCGACGACCGGCACGCCGGCCGCCAGCGACTCAGAAACCACATTCGCCCCGCCCTCGTGCCGCGAGGGGCAGACCAGCAGGCGGCTGCGGGCCAACAACCGCTGGGCGTCCGGCGGCGGGACTTCACCCAGCCAGGTGTAGCGCGAATTCGTCCGCGACTCCTCCTCGGCCCGGGCTCCGAGTTCGGGCTCGATGACCGCACCGGCGTGTTGAACCCGAATCGTCGAGTCGGCAGGGAGCATACGTACGGCTTCGGCCACCAGGAGCGGATCCTTGACCTGCCGTACGTGCGCGAGAAGGGCGACCGCGAAGTGGGCCTCCTCCAGAGAGGGGGGCGCAGCACTGTCGGGCGGTGGTCGTTCGGCCGACTGCTCGATGACGCGGGCCCGCCCCCGCAGATACTCGGGGATCTGCTCCACCCCGAGCGACTGGAGGACGACCAGCCGGTCGGCCGCGGCCAGGACTCCGGGGTCGACGCCGGTGCTGTCCAGGTCGGGATAGAGGTCGGTGCCGGTGAGCGCGAGCACGATCGGAGTGGCCGGGTGCTCGGCCCGGGCCCGTCGTACGGCATCGGCACTCTTGCGTGCGTGCAAGGCGATCAGCAGGTCGGTCGGGCCGCCATCGTAGGTCTGGGTGACCTCGACCGAATGGCCGAGCTCGCGCAGGATGGCCGCCCAGCGCAGCGCGGTGACGCGGTTGCCGTGGTAGCTGCGCGGCGGAGCCGGGGTGACCAGGCAGATCCGCATCGGTCCCCCCGGCCCGTCAGCTCGCTGAGTCCGCAGAGCCCACGGCCGCGGTCCGGAACCCCGCGAGCACGTCGCGCCGGTCGGGCGTGAAGTAGTTGCGCAGCGTCCCCCGGATGAACCGCGACCGGGTGGCCCAGGCCCCGCCGCGCAGCACCTTGCGGCTGCCGAACCACGGCCAGGAGTTGTCCCGGTAAGGGTCCTGCTCGAAGTTCGGGTACGGCTCGAACGTGGTGGCCGTCCACTCCCACACGTTGCCGACCATCTGTCGGCAGCCGAACGCACTGTCCCCCGCGGGGTAGGCGCCGACGTCGGCGGTGCCGAGCTGCTGCCAGTCCAAGTTGGCGTGCTGGGCCTCCGGCGCCTCGTCTCCCCACGGAAGCCTCCGCTTTCGCGGGGAAAGTCCGCCCGACCCGTCCGGCTGCCCGATCGCCGCGGCCTCCCACTCCGCTTCTGTGGGCAGCCGCCGGCCGGCCCACCGGCAGTATGCCTCGGCCTCGTACCAGCAGACGTGGCTCACCGGCCGGTGCGGCTCCAGGGGTACCCAGCGGTCGAAGTCGCGGCGTTCCCAACCGTTCGCCCCGCGCCGCCAGTAGACCGGAGCGTCCGCTCCGGCGCCACGCCGCCAGGCCCAGCCGTCGTCGCCCCACACCTCCCGTCGCCGGTAGCCGCCTTCGTCAACGAAGGCGGCGTACTCGGCCTGTGTCACCGCCGCCCTGGCCAACACGAACGGTGCGAGGTCGACCGGATGGACCCACTTCTCGTTGTCGTGGACGAACTCCGCGTCCCGATCGGCACCGAGGAGGAACCGACCCCCCGGAATCGAGGCGTCCCCCTCCAGCGGGCCGCCTCCCCCCGGCGCGTCGGGCACCTCGCTCGGTACGGCCGCCCCGGGCAGTGTGGGTGCGGGGTAGCCGAGCGTCTGCCGCGTGTACGTGAGCGCCTCGGTGTGCATGTCGTGGTGGTGCACGGCATACCGGCTGATGTACCGCAGCTGCGCGGTCGCCTCCGGCCGCCCGAGCCGGTCCGCCACCCGCTCGGCGACCTCGTCGATGTAGCCGAGCGTCTCCTTCCGCGACGGAAGCACCAGTGACCAGCGGGTGTCGTGCGGGATGGCGCCGGAATCCCAGATCGCGTCACCGTGGCCGAAGATCGGCGGCTCCGCCAGGGCACGCCGCAGCACGAACGTCTCCATGAACCACGTGATGTGGCCGATCTCCCAGATCAGTGGGTTGATCGTCGGGATCTTCGGCCCGACCATCTGCTCGTCGGACAGGTCGGCGACCAGTTCGGCCAGCCGGCTGCTCGCGTCCCTGACCCAGCCGGCCAGCTCCTCCGCGGTCAACGACCGCGCATCCGTCGTACTGCCCACGAGGCGCTCCTCCGTTCTCTCCGCCAGACAACTCCGTCCGAGGAGGGACACGAGGTCTCGGCCGAACGGCTCTGTCGTGGCTAGGCTGCAGGAGCGAACCTACCGAAGGGGACGGCCATGAACCACCAGCCGAGGCGGCTCACCAGCTACAGCCACCGGGCTGGTTGAGCTGGCAAACTCGCCCCTGGCGAGCTGGCGCAGGTCCTGCGCCACCTGAACGCCGGTCACCCTGACCTGATCGTGGGGACCGAGACAGGCGACGACGCCGCGGTGTGGCGCCTCGACGACAACCGCGCCCTCGTGTCGACCGCCGACTTCATCACACCGATCGTCGACGACGCCCGGGTCTGGGGTCGGATCGCGGCGGTCAACTCGGTGTCCGACGTGTACGCCATGGGTGGCCGCCCGCTGTTCGCGCTCAACCTGGTCTGCTGGAACGCGGCCGAACTCTCCCACGCCCTGCTCGACGAGGTGGTCGCCGGCGCGGCCGAGGTCGCCGAGGAGTGCGGCTTCGTGATCGCCGGCGGTCACACGGTCGACGACCCGCAACCGAAGTTCGGGCTGAGCGTGGTCGGTGAGGTGCATCCCGACCGCGTGCTGCGCAACTCCGGCCTGCGCGCTGACGACGTGCTGGTGCTCACCAAACCCGTGGGTACCGGTGTCATCTCCACGGCGTCCAAGGCCGGCGAGGCGTCCGACGAAGCGGTGGCAGCGATGGTCGCGTCGATGAGCCGTACGAACGCCGACGCCTCGGCCGTGGCGCTGGACGCGGGCGCCGGCGGTTGCACGGACGTGACCGGGTTCGGCCTGCTCGGCCACCTCGGTCAGATGGCGCGGACGTCCGAGGTGGACGTCGACCTCGACACCGCCGCCGTACCGGTGCTTCCCGGCGCGCGCGACCTGGCCGCCGAAGGTCACCTGCCCGGGGGATCCGCGCGCAATCTGGAGTGGATCCGCGACCGGCTGGACCCTGGACGCACCGATGAACTGACCGTGAGCCTGCTCGCCGACGCGCAGACCTCCGGTGGCCTCCTTTTCGGAGTGACGCCAGACGCGGTGCCGAAGGTGCTCGACCGGCTCGAGTCCACCGGCCACACCTGTGCCGTCGTGGGACGCGCCACACCTGGAACAGGACTGCTGCGCCTACGACAGTGAAGGCGGAGAAAACGCCATGAGCGAACACACCAGGGCCGCGGGCAGGGACGCTCGAACTGCGCCACCCTCATCGTCGGCTCTTCCTTCATCACCGTCGTCCACACCGTCGGGGCCATCGGCCAAGAGCATGCTGGTCGGGCTGACCGTATTTGTCGTACTTCTTGTGGGCGCGCTGACGTGGGCCAAGTGGCTGCCGTACGTCCACAAGACGGCCGGGGTTCTCCACAGCGGCAGACTGGACGCCACCTCCTCCATCACCGACGGATCCGGTGCGCCACCGGCACCTTCATGGCATGCGGCCTGGTCCTTCGGGCTGGCGTACTTCAAGTCGGTGTGGATGGCGCTGCTCGCCGCGCTGGTCATCGCCTCGGCGGTGGAGGCGTTCCTGCCGCGGCAGTGGCTGCTCCGCGTGCTCACCAGCGGGCCGCGACGCCTCGGCGGGTCGCTGGCCGGCGGGCTGCTCTCGATGCCCTCGATGATGTGCACCTGTTGCACCGCCCCGGTGACGGCTTCGCTTCGTCGCAGTGGCGTGCCGACCAGTTCGGCCCTGGCGTACTGGATCGGTAACCCCACCCTCAACCCGGCTGTGCTGGTCTTCATGGCGGTCGTACTGCCCCTGCAGTGGGTGGGCGTGCGGATCGTGGCGGGAATCCTTCTCGTCTTCCTCGTCCCGCCGCTGGTCGCGCGGCTGAGCCCGCAGCCGACCGCGGAACCCACCTGGTCGGCGGACGAGGAGACCGACACCAGCGTGACCCCACGTGCGGCACTGGGTCGGTTCGCCCGGACGTTCGGCAGGCTGTCACTCACGCTCGTGCCGGAGTACCTCGTCATCGTTCTGGGACTCGGCGCCGTCCGCGCGTGGATGTTCCCGATCAGCGGGCATCTGGCCGAGTGGGGCGTCCTCGCACTGGTCGTACTCGCCGTTGCCGGGGCGCTGTTCGTCATTCCCACGGCCGGAGAGATCCCGATCATCCAGGGACTCCTCCACGCCGGCCTGGGCGCGGGTCCGGTGGGGGCGCTGCTCGTCACCCTTCCGGCACTGAGTCTCCCGTCGCTTATCATGCTGCGGCGGTCGTTCCCGGCCCGCGTCCTGCTCGCCGTGCTCGGCGCCGTCGTGGTCGTCGGCATCGGGACAGGTCTCGCTCTCTGGGCGTTGTAGCACAGAGGTGTCAAGGCACGGTTGTCAGCTGTCGGTACGACGACGGCCCGGCGGCTCCGTACTCACTGATCGCCAGGTCGAAGCTCGCGTCCGGATAGGGCACCTGCTCGGCGTTGCCATGCAGCAACGGAAAGCTGATCCCGAACTCCTCCTGCATCGCCTGCGCCGCCGCAAGCTGCTTCGCGGAGTTGTCGATCCCTACCGGTCTCCCACCGGCACGGGCGACCCATGACGACACGTACCCGGTGCCGCAGCCCAGCTCGATGACGTCCTTGCCGCGGCGCGCATGCCGCAACCGCTGTGCCGCAGCCGCCTCGCCGAAACCAGGCTTCGTGTCGTCCGGCTCTACGACCTCAGACGAGACCTGCTCGCCAGGGATGGTCCGGCGCGGTGAGAGCGAGCGCGTCGTCCATCCACTGCCGTGCCTGGCGATCCAGCACCGGCAGGGCGGCCGCGCGGTCGGCTTCGTCCTTCGGCCGCGCACCCCTGGCCTTGTAGAACAGCTGGACCTCCGGAACGAGGAACGGCGTTCCGTCCGGAGAACGAAGCCCGAGCGAGGAGATCGGTCGACGGATCCGGCGGTCGCGGCGAGACACCCACTCCTCGCCCTCGGCCTCGTCCAGCATCACCTGGACCCGCCACGGACCGTCCGGGCGTTCGCGGCACCAGATGTCGTGCACCGACTCGGGCAGGGTCTCCCCCGCGGGCCACGGCCGGAGAGTGCCGGGAGGGTCGGCCGCGTGGATGTCCCATCCGCGCAACACCTCGTGCACCTTCTCCTGATCACGGCGCAGGAGAAGTACGTCGACGTCGTCGTGAGAGCGGAACGCACGGCCGAGGAACAACTCGATCGCGTACCCGCCCGCGATCCACCACGGCGTCGTCAACGTGCCGAAGAGCCCGGCGACCTCTCCGACCGACATTGGCTCCCACGGCCCAAGATCTGCACCCATGCGGGCCAGCCTGGC encodes:
- a CDS encoding multicopper oxidase family protein — translated: MRPVDRRSLLRATLATAGAGLLASCGDGDTSAGSMDHESMGHGSMGHDSAATPTAHPSGRLPAGFVDPNGPQVRAAEAARKPGRIRDVRLTATAGEIDLGGKTVTTCTYGGQLPGRPIRVRAGEVVRARLTNQLPDDTTVHWHGLSLRNNADGVPGVTQKNVPAGKELTYEFTAANPGTYWFHPHTGPQLDRGLYAPLIVDDPNEPLAYDDEWIVVLDDWLDGVTGTPDEVLAELRRGMGGGMSGDAGHMMMGATSPLLGGDAGDVRYPHFLVNGRLPSAPATYRGKPGTRLRIRFVNASGDTAFRVALGGHRMTVTHTDGYAVKPVQTDALLLGMGERYDVLVTLESGVFPLAALAEGKKAAALAVVRTGSGSAPSARTRPRELDGHVVSYRELRPAEGVRLANRAPDRTRTFRLTGSMMKYDWAFDGKPYALSQVTPVRAGERVRLNFVNTTTMWHPIHLHGHTFALGNGLRKDTAIVLPHRTLTVDFDADNPGIWMVHCHNVYHAEAGMMTLLGYRA
- a CDS encoding methyltransferase domain-containing protein, yielding MNDLLIRIVDPAFGHPRGILGRLGGRLMARGNAEQERWAVDSGDLKPGEHVLVVGHGPGVGLVLAARAVGPTGHVVGVDPSETMRRMAAERCAAEIPNGTVEIRDGTAEVTGAEPASLDVVISVNNVMLWQLADGFAEIARVLRPGGRLVLTVHRHVLGRPPEDLQRAAEEAGFHEVALNLRPRRRNSPAVELTAQKPAA
- a CDS encoding permease, whose protein sequence is MGALTWAKWLPYVHKTAGVLHSGRLDATSSITDGSGAPPAPSWHAAWSFGLAYFKSVWMALLAALVIASAVEAFLPRQWLLRVLTSGPRRLGGSLAGGLLSMPSMMCTCCTAPVTASLRRSGVPTSSALAYWIGNPTLNPAVLVFMAVVLPLQWVGVRIVAGILLVFLVPPLVARLSPQPTAEPTWSADEETDTSVTPRAALGRFARTFGRLSLTLVPEYLVIVLGLGAVRAWMFPISGHLAEWGVLALVVLAVAGALFVIPTAGEIPIIQGLLHAGLGAGPVGALLVTLPALSLPSLIMLRRSFPARVLLAVLGAVVVVGIGTGLALWAL
- a CDS encoding class I SAM-dependent methyltransferase, with translation MRHARRGKDVIELGCGTGYVSSWVARAGGRPVGIDNSAKQLAAAQAMQEEFGISFPLLHGNAEQVPYPDASFDLAISEYGAAGPSSYRQLTTVP
- the senB gene encoding selenoneine biosynthesis selenosugar synthase SenB; the protein is MRICLVTPAPPRSYHGNRVTALRWAAILRELGHSVEVTQTYDGGPTDLLIALHARKSADAVRRARAEHPATPIVLALTGTDLYPDLDSTGVDPGVLAAADRLVVLQSLGVEQIPEYLRGRARVIEQSAERPPPDSAAPPSLEEAHFAVALLAHVRQVKDPLLVAEAVRMLPADSTIRVQHAGAVIEPELGARAEEESRTNSRYTWLGEVPPPDAQRLLARSRLLVCPSRHEGGANVVSESLAAGVPVVATKIPGTEGILGADYPGYFPVGDGEALAELLYRVERNREGLYDDLLRDCGRLADLASPARERDAWAALLAEFGEAATRSQE
- the senA gene encoding selenoneine synthase SenA translates to MGSTTDARSLTAEELAGWVRDASSRLAELVADLSDEQMVGPKIPTINPLIWEIGHITWFMETFVLRRALAEPPIFGHGDAIWDSGAIPHDTRWSLVLPSRKETLGYIDEVAERVADRLGRPEATAQLRYISRYAVHHHDMHTEALTYTRQTLGYPAPTLPGAAVPSEVPDAPGGGGPLEGDASIPGGRFLLGADRDAEFVHDNEKWVHPVDLAPFVLARAAVTQAEYAAFVDEGGYRRREVWGDDGWAWRRGAGADAPVYWRRGANGWERRDFDRWVPLEPHRPVSHVCWYEAEAYCRWAGRRLPTEAEWEAAAIGQPDGSGGLSPRKRRLPWGDEAPEAQHANLDWQQLGTADVGAYPAGDSAFGCRQMVGNVWEWTATTFEPYPNFEQDPYRDNSWPWFGSRKVLRGGAWATRSRFIRGTLRNYFTPDRRDVLAGFRTAAVGSADSAS
- a CDS encoding amino acid transporter — encoded protein: MSVGEVAGLFGTLTTPWWIAGGYAIELFLGRAFRSHDDVDVLLLRRDQEKVHEVLRGWDIHAADPPGTLRPWPAGETLPESVHDIWCRERPDGPWRVQVMLDEAEGEEWVSRRDRRIRRPISSLGLRSPDGTPFLVPEVQLFYKARGARPKDEADRAAALPVLDRQARQWMDDALALTAPDHPWRAGLV
- the selD gene encoding selenide, water dikinase SelD produces the protein MNHQPRRLTSYSHRAGUAGKLAPGELAQVLRHLNAGHPDLIVGTETGDDAAVWRLDDNRALVSTADFITPIVDDARVWGRIAAVNSVSDVYAMGGRPLFALNLVCWNAAELSHALLDEVVAGAAEVAEECGFVIAGGHTVDDPQPKFGLSVVGEVHPDRVLRNSGLRADDVLVLTKPVGTGVISTASKAGEASDEAVAAMVASMSRTNADASAVALDAGAGGCTDVTGFGLLGHLGQMARTSEVDVDLDTAAVPVLPGARDLAAEGHLPGGSARNLEWIRDRLDPGRTDELTVSLLADAQTSGGLLFGVTPDAVPKVLDRLESTGHTCAVVGRATPGTGLLRLRQ
- a CDS encoding MFS transporter yields the protein MGSVHRPARRRGLALGLIAMAQFMVIMDTSIIGVALPRIQADLGFTQENLSWVFNAYVVAFGGLLLLGGRLSDLLGARRVFAAGWATLLVGSLAAGLAGSPGVELAARAVQGAGSALIAPSALTLLFTLFGSDPKELTKALALYGAAAPAGGTAGVFLGGVLTQYASWPWVFFVNAPVALLALLGSRALMPAGGGRGGSVDVVGAAAVTAGLALAVYGIVRAPEVGWLSGSTLGVLAAALVLLVAFVVIQANRREPLMRLSIFRRPNLAGANLAQLLLGAAWIPMWFFLNLYLQQVLGYSELPAGAALLPMTGLIMLGMIVFAPKAMARFGVRTMIVTGLALLAAAMGWLSFVRPDGTFWVDVLPASLLAALGMSLAFIPSLGTAISAAPPEDGGLASGIVNVSYQVGSALGLAVVTAIATANGAGRIGDLTALTDGFSAAFVAAAVVALLGAVLAVVTIRSRRAGAATDAEPAEKVAA
- a CDS encoding cation diffusion facilitator family transporter produces the protein MVDGALESSKRGMRALWISFAALTVTALAQAVLVSVTGSVALLGDTLHNVADALTAVPLAIAFLLGRRAATSRFTYGLGRTEDLAGLVVVLVIAVSAGLAAWEAVDRLTHPRQVTNLGWLVLAGMVGFVGNELVARYRIKVGKQIGSAALVADGLHARTDGFTSLAVLLSAGGVAAGWSWTDPVVGLLIAVAIVSVLWGAAREVFGRLLDGVDPGLVRLAEQVGADTPGVAAVQAVRLRWVGHALHAEIDIAVDARLSVVDAHHIAHDAEHRLLHAVPRLARANIHTNPLGPQGRLAHSRTAHHNRG